In Amycolatopsis coloradensis, one genomic interval encodes:
- a CDS encoding ROK family protein, whose product MMKPVTSTPVARPDEVRRHNRTTLLRLLHVSGPSTRATLATELGLNRSTIKTLVDGLAEAGVVEERVPRPGRGAGRPSLLVLPQPHAAVVLAVDLQVEHVAIALVGFGGQILGRNSWNLHGRMREADEVITHVIESTTVLAGDLGVQPIAAGVSVPGVVRRADGHVHEAPNLRWTDVALGERLGGVLRIPILVGNDAELGAIAEHLRGAARGSSDAVYVSADVGVGGGIIADGSSLRGGAGYVGEIGHMAIRPGGRPCYCGSSGCWETEVGEAALCRALDLPEDTPRGAILFELRELGRDPRAAEERLSEFAEWLTLGLVNVVNLLGPQLVVLGDLLTVLPDSVVKSVAAEVRRRSLVSRAVGGTQIVSSALGADVKLLGAAEAAFEMILDTV is encoded by the coding sequence ATGATGAAGCCCGTGACCAGCACACCCGTTGCACGACCAGACGAGGTGCGCAGGCACAACCGCACGACCTTGCTCCGGTTGCTGCACGTCAGCGGCCCGAGCACCAGGGCGACCCTCGCCACCGAGCTGGGGCTCAACCGCAGCACCATCAAGACCCTCGTCGACGGCCTCGCGGAAGCGGGTGTCGTCGAGGAGCGGGTCCCGAGGCCGGGACGAGGGGCGGGCCGCCCCTCGCTCCTGGTCCTGCCGCAGCCGCACGCGGCGGTGGTGCTCGCGGTCGACCTCCAGGTGGAACACGTGGCGATCGCGCTGGTCGGGTTCGGTGGCCAGATCCTCGGGCGCAACAGCTGGAACCTCCACGGCCGGATGCGGGAGGCCGACGAGGTGATCACGCACGTGATCGAGTCGACCACCGTGCTGGCGGGCGACCTCGGTGTGCAGCCGATCGCCGCGGGGGTGTCCGTGCCCGGCGTCGTCCGCCGGGCCGACGGGCACGTCCATGAGGCCCCCAACCTGCGCTGGACGGATGTGGCGCTGGGGGAACGGCTCGGCGGTGTGCTGCGTATTCCCATCCTGGTCGGCAACGACGCCGAACTCGGGGCCATCGCCGAACACCTGCGCGGCGCCGCGCGGGGTTCCTCGGACGCCGTGTACGTCTCCGCCGACGTCGGTGTCGGGGGAGGGATCATCGCGGACGGTTCGTCGCTGCGCGGCGGCGCGGGCTACGTCGGCGAGATCGGGCATATGGCGATCCGGCCCGGCGGCCGTCCCTGCTACTGCGGATCCAGCGGCTGCTGGGAGACCGAGGTCGGTGAGGCGGCGCTGTGCCGCGCGCTCGACCTGCCCGAGGACACCCCGCGCGGGGCGATCCTGTTCGAACTGCGCGAACTGGGCCGGGATCCGCGCGCGGCCGAGGAGCGGCTGTCGGAGTTCGCGGAATGGCTGACGCTGGGCCTGGTGAACGTGGTCAACCTGCTCGGCCCGCAGCTGGTCGTGCTGGGCGACCTGCTCACCGTGCTGCCCGACTCGGTCGTGAAGTCGGTGGCGGCCGAGGTCCGGCGGCGGAGCCTGGTCAGCCGGGCCGTGGGCGGGACGCAGATCGTGAGCTCCGCGCTCGGGGCGGACGTGAAGCTGCTGGGCGCGGCGGAGGCGGCCTTTGAAATGATTTTGGACACCGTCTAG
- a CDS encoding sugar ABC transporter permease yields MTETPAKPASPEGGKSAAAALNPSAAITDFGIDTTSMSTREAVGDYFSRLKAGQLGSLPALLGLLVLVIVFASLSDTFLTMNNIANLMAQGAGKAIIAMGIVFVLLLGEIDLSAGTASGVTAAVLAMHYVRNGNLLGGMGNGVFIAFLVVLAIAALLGVVLRIWAGVGFAVLAIALVLSGTAANPWIEMLLAISVGGAIGVLTGFLVSKIGMPSFVVTLALFLAWQGVILQFIGEGGTLGISTSDVLFKVANGNLSTVGSWVLFLIAAGGFAAVTLGQHFSRLKRGLVTQPTPMVLFKVGAIAVVAAIATYLLTLNRAPNPNIVISGVPYVVPIVLGLLVLGTYVLNRTQYGRHIYAVGGNREAARRAGINVEKIRASVFVICSAVAAVGAIVYSSKVGSVDPQAGGLNTLLFAVGAAVIGGTSLFGGKGRVVDAVIGGLVLAVVENALGLLKQSAAVVNIVTGLVLLLAATVDALSRRRAAASPR; encoded by the coding sequence ATGACTGAGACACCTGCAAAGCCCGCCTCGCCGGAGGGGGGAAAGTCGGCGGCCGCCGCGCTCAACCCGTCGGCGGCCATCACGGACTTCGGCATCGACACGACATCGATGTCGACACGCGAAGCCGTCGGCGACTACTTCTCCCGGCTCAAGGCGGGACAGCTGGGTTCGCTCCCGGCGCTGCTCGGCCTGCTCGTGCTGGTGATCGTGTTCGCCTCGCTGTCGGACACCTTCCTGACGATGAACAACATCGCGAACCTGATGGCCCAAGGCGCAGGCAAGGCGATCATCGCGATGGGCATCGTGTTCGTGCTGCTGCTCGGCGAGATCGACCTGTCCGCGGGCACCGCGTCCGGGGTCACCGCCGCGGTGCTGGCGATGCACTACGTGCGCAACGGAAACCTGTTGGGCGGCATGGGGAACGGCGTGTTCATCGCGTTCCTCGTGGTACTCGCGATCGCCGCGTTGCTCGGTGTGGTCCTGCGGATCTGGGCAGGTGTCGGGTTCGCCGTGCTCGCCATCGCGCTCGTGCTCTCGGGAACCGCGGCGAACCCGTGGATCGAGATGCTGCTCGCGATCAGCGTCGGTGGCGCGATCGGTGTCCTCACCGGTTTCCTCGTCTCCAAGATCGGGATGCCCTCGTTCGTGGTGACGCTGGCGCTCTTCCTGGCCTGGCAAGGGGTCATCCTCCAGTTCATCGGTGAGGGCGGCACGCTCGGCATCAGCACCTCGGACGTGCTGTTCAAGGTCGCCAACGGCAATCTGTCCACTGTGGGCAGCTGGGTCCTCTTCCTGATCGCCGCCGGCGGGTTCGCCGCGGTGACACTGGGACAGCACTTCTCGCGGCTCAAACGCGGCCTGGTCACGCAGCCGACGCCGATGGTGCTGTTCAAGGTCGGCGCTATCGCCGTGGTCGCCGCGATCGCGACCTATCTGCTGACGCTGAACCGCGCGCCGAACCCGAACATCGTCATCTCGGGTGTCCCGTACGTCGTGCCGATCGTGCTCGGCCTGCTGGTGCTCGGCACCTACGTGCTCAACCGCACCCAGTACGGCCGCCACATCTACGCCGTCGGCGGCAACCGAGAGGCGGCCCGCCGCGCCGGTATCAACGTCGAGAAGATCCGCGCTTCGGTGTTCGTCATCTGCTCGGCGGTGGCGGCGGTCGGCGCGATCGTCTACTCGTCGAAGGTCGGTTCGGTCGACCCGCAGGCCGGTGGCCTCAACACGCTGCTGTTCGCGGTCGGCGCCGCCGTCATCGGTGGCACGTCGCTGTTCGGCGGCAAGGGCCGGGTCGTCGACGCGGTGATCGGTGGCCTCGTGCTGGCGGTCGTGGAGAACGCGCTCGGCCTGCTGAAGCAGTCGGCGGCGGTGGTCAACATCGTCACCGGTCTGGTGCTGCTTCTCGCGGCCACGGTCGACGCGCTGTCCCGGCGCCGCGCGGCTGCGTCGCCGCGCTGA
- a CDS encoding sugar ABC transporter substrate-binding protein, with product MRSRTLTLLAATVGAGLVLSACGANTADSGSGNSSQSAPAPGGAAAGGKVGVILPETATSARWESFDKPFLTKALKDAGFDADVQNAQGDVQKFTTLADGMIAQNVKVLIIAAINGEVGAAVARKAQAAGIPTIDYDRLNLGGSSDYYVSFDNEKVGQLQGQGLADALKDKKGAEVVMIEGAPTDNNATLFANGQKSVLQPKFASGDLKLVREQAIDNWDNQKGGQTFEQILTDNKGRVDGVVAANDGLAGAVITVLKKNGLNGKVPVTGQDATADGLMAILRGDQYMTVFKPIKEEAEAAAKLAVLLAKGDKAGADALATGKAKDPKGNREVKSVLLEPKMTTKDGVKEVVTQGYVKAAEICGGDLAAACTQLGIS from the coding sequence ATGCGCAGCAGAACCCTTACCCTCCTCGCCGCGACGGTGGGCGCCGGCCTGGTGCTCTCCGCCTGTGGCGCCAACACCGCCGACTCGGGCAGTGGCAACTCCTCGCAGTCCGCCCCCGCCCCGGGCGGCGCCGCCGCCGGTGGCAAGGTCGGCGTCATCCTGCCGGAGACCGCCACTTCGGCGCGCTGGGAGTCCTTCGACAAGCCGTTCCTGACCAAGGCGCTCAAGGACGCGGGCTTCGACGCCGACGTCCAGAACGCCCAGGGCGACGTCCAGAAGTTCACCACGCTGGCCGACGGCATGATCGCGCAGAACGTCAAGGTCCTGATCATCGCCGCCATCAACGGCGAGGTCGGCGCGGCGGTCGCCCGCAAGGCGCAGGCCGCGGGCATCCCGACGATCGACTACGACCGCCTCAACCTCGGCGGCAGCTCCGACTACTACGTCTCGTTCGACAACGAGAAGGTCGGCCAGCTGCAGGGCCAGGGCCTCGCCGACGCGCTGAAGGACAAGAAGGGCGCCGAGGTCGTCATGATCGAGGGTGCCCCGACCGACAACAACGCGACGCTGTTCGCCAACGGCCAGAAGTCCGTGCTGCAGCCGAAGTTCGCCAGCGGCGACCTGAAGCTCGTGCGGGAACAGGCCATCGACAACTGGGACAACCAGAAGGGCGGCCAGACCTTCGAGCAGATCCTGACCGACAACAAGGGCAGGGTCGACGGCGTCGTCGCCGCGAACGACGGTCTCGCCGGCGCGGTCATCACCGTGCTGAAGAAGAACGGCCTCAACGGCAAGGTCCCGGTCACCGGCCAGGACGCCACCGCGGACGGCCTCATGGCGATCCTGCGCGGCGACCAGTACATGACCGTCTTCAAGCCGATCAAGGAAGAGGCCGAAGCCGCGGCGAAGCTCGCCGTGCTGCTGGCCAAGGGCGACAAGGCGGGTGCCGACGCGCTGGCCACCGGCAAGGCGAAGGACCCGAAGGGCAACCGCGAGGTCAAGTCCGTGCTCCTCGAGCCGAAGATGACCACCAAGGACGGTGTCAAGGAGGTCGTGACGCAGGGCTACGTCAAGGCGGCCGAGATCTGCGGCGGCGACCTGGCCGCGGCGTGCACGCAGCTCGGTATCTCCTGA
- a CDS encoding DEAD/DEAH box helicase → MSETVERDRGELGAPPAAKDSTARPLRAWQRRALTKYLTKKPQDFLAVATPGAGKTVFGLRIAAELLSDRTVERITIVAPTEHLKHQWAASAAAAGIAIDSNFRNGTGVTSRDYQGVAVTYAQVAAHPTLHRVRTENRKTLVILDEIHHGGDAKSWGDAVREAFTPAVRRLALTGTPFRSDDSPIPFVTYEPDGSGFQRSKADHSYGYADALADGVVRPVVFLAYSGEASWRTSAGEEFTARLGEPLTAEQNARAWRTALDPAGEWIPSVLQAADTRLTQLRANGIPDAGGLVIATDQDSARAYAKILQRISGQNPTVVLSDDPKASGRIKEFSDSTDRWLVAVRMVSEGVDVPRLAVGVYATSASTPLFFAQAIGRYVRSRKPGETASVFLPSVPVLLELASELEAQRDHVLGKPHREKEGWDDELLAQANRTEDEPGEEEKAFTSLGASAELDQVIYDGNSFGTAVFSGSDEEQEYLGLPGLLEPDQVRALLRKRQEEQLSDEKRRKPKAEEAAPVARPQSVSERLGSLRKELNALVGVHHHRTKKPHGAIHNELRRVCGGPPTAMASVEQLEERIVTLRSW, encoded by the coding sequence ATGTCGGAAACGGTTGAACGCGATCGGGGCGAGCTGGGCGCGCCTCCTGCGGCGAAGGACAGCACCGCCCGGCCGCTGCGTGCCTGGCAGCGGCGTGCGCTGACGAAGTACCTCACGAAGAAACCGCAGGACTTCCTGGCCGTCGCGACGCCGGGCGCGGGCAAGACGGTGTTCGGTCTCCGGATCGCCGCCGAGCTGCTGAGCGACCGGACCGTCGAGCGGATCACCATCGTCGCGCCGACGGAACACCTGAAGCACCAGTGGGCCGCCTCGGCCGCGGCCGCCGGTATCGCGATCGACTCGAACTTCCGCAACGGCACCGGCGTCACCTCGCGTGACTACCAAGGTGTAGCGGTGACCTACGCGCAGGTCGCCGCGCATCCGACGCTGCACCGTGTCCGCACCGAGAACCGCAAGACCCTGGTCATCCTGGACGAGATCCACCACGGCGGTGACGCGAAATCCTGGGGTGACGCGGTCCGGGAGGCGTTCACGCCCGCCGTCCGCCGTCTCGCGCTGACCGGGACGCCGTTCCGCAGCGACGACTCGCCGATCCCGTTCGTCACCTACGAACCCGACGGCTCGGGTTTCCAGCGCAGCAAGGCCGACCACTCCTACGGTTACGCCGACGCGCTCGCCGACGGCGTGGTCCGGCCGGTCGTCTTCCTCGCCTACTCCGGCGAGGCCTCCTGGCGCACGAGCGCGGGGGAGGAGTTCACCGCGCGGCTCGGCGAACCGCTGACCGCGGAACAGAACGCGCGGGCCTGGCGCACGGCGCTCGACCCGGCGGGCGAGTGGATCCCGTCGGTGCTGCAGGCCGCCGACACACGCCTCACGCAGCTTCGCGCCAACGGCATCCCGGACGCGGGCGGTCTGGTGATCGCCACCGACCAGGACTCCGCGCGCGCCTACGCCAAGATCCTGCAGCGCATCTCCGGCCAGAACCCGACGGTCGTCCTGTCCGACGACCCCAAGGCGTCCGGCCGGATCAAGGAGTTCTCCGATTCGACCGACCGCTGGCTGGTCGCGGTCCGGATGGTGTCCGAAGGCGTCGACGTGCCGCGGCTGGCGGTCGGCGTCTACGCCACGAGCGCGTCGACCCCGCTGTTCTTCGCGCAGGCCATCGGCCGGTACGTGCGCTCGCGCAAGCCCGGCGAGACGGCTTCGGTGTTCCTGCCGAGTGTGCCGGTGCTGCTGGAACTGGCCAGCGAGCTGGAGGCGCAGCGCGACCACGTCCTCGGCAAGCCGCACCGTGAGAAGGAGGGCTGGGACGACGAGCTCCTGGCCCAGGCCAACCGCACCGAGGACGAGCCGGGCGAGGAGGAGAAGGCGTTCACCTCGTTGGGCGCCTCCGCCGAGCTCGACCAGGTCATCTACGACGGCAACTCCTTCGGCACCGCGGTGTTCTCCGGTTCCGACGAGGAGCAGGAGTACCTCGGCCTGCCGGGGCTGCTCGAACCGGACCAGGTCCGCGCCCTGCTGCGGAAGAGGCAGGAGGAGCAGCTCTCCGACGAGAAGCGGCGCAAGCCCAAGGCCGAGGAGGCCGCGCCGGTCGCGCGGCCGCAGTCGGTCAGCGAGCGGCTCGGCAGCCTGCGCAAGGAGCTGAACGCCCTGGTGGGCGTGCACCACCACCGGACGAAGAAGCCGCACGGCGCGATCCACAACGAACTGCGCCGGGTCTGCGGCGGGCCGCCGACCGCGATGGCTTCGGTGGAGCAACTCGAAGAGCGGATCGTCACCCTGCGCTCCTGGTGA
- a CDS encoding DUF3039 domain-containing protein: MSTQTLPKPDTRPEGTDGTDDDSPKMFHYVRKNKIAESAVMGTHVVALCGEVFPVTKSAKPGSPVCPDCKKIYDGLKPGD; the protein is encoded by the coding sequence GTGAGTACACAGACCCTTCCGAAGCCGGATACCCGTCCCGAGGGCACCGACGGCACCGACGACGATTCGCCGAAGATGTTCCACTACGTGCGCAAGAACAAGATCGCCGAAAGCGCGGTCATGGGCACGCACGTGGTGGCGCTGTGCGGTGAGGTCTTCCCGGTGACGAAGTCGGCGAAGCCCGGTTCGCCGGTCTGCCCGGACTGCAAGAAGATCTACGACGGTCTCAAGCCGGGCGACTGA
- a CDS encoding ATP-binding cassette domain-containing protein, translated as MSEPILELKQLNKSFGPVHVLHDVDFNVRAGEVTALVGDNGAGKSTLVKSIAGIHGYDSGTVTFQGKQVNIHGPRDAADLGIEVVYQDLALAENLDIVQNMFLGRERGSKWLLDEASMEKAARETLASLSVRTVKSVRTPVSALSGGQRQTVAIAKSVLWDSKVVLLDEPTAALGVAQTRQVLDLVRRLAEQGLGVVLISHNMADVFEVADRIAVLYLGRLVAEVHTKDVTHGQVVELITAGRSGDLGLARPEAAVL; from the coding sequence ATGAGTGAACCCATCCTCGAACTGAAGCAGCTGAACAAGAGCTTCGGGCCGGTCCACGTCCTCCACGACGTGGACTTCAACGTGCGCGCCGGCGAGGTCACCGCGCTGGTCGGCGACAACGGTGCCGGCAAGTCCACTTTGGTCAAGTCGATCGCCGGGATCCACGGCTACGACTCGGGAACGGTGACGTTCCAGGGCAAGCAGGTGAACATCCACGGCCCGCGCGACGCCGCGGATCTGGGGATCGAGGTCGTCTACCAGGACCTCGCGCTGGCCGAGAACCTCGACATCGTGCAGAACATGTTCCTCGGCAGGGAACGCGGCAGCAAATGGCTGCTCGACGAGGCCAGCATGGAGAAGGCCGCCCGCGAGACGCTCGCGTCGCTGTCGGTCCGCACCGTGAAATCGGTCCGTACGCCCGTTTCGGCCCTCTCGGGCGGGCAGCGGCAGACCGTCGCGATCGCCAAGTCCGTGCTGTGGGACTCGAAGGTCGTCCTCCTCGACGAGCCGACCGCCGCGCTCGGTGTCGCGCAGACCCGCCAGGTGCTCGACCTCGTCCGCCGCCTCGCCGAACAGGGCCTCGGCGTCGTGCTGATCAGCCACAACATGGCCGACGTCTTCGAGGTCGCCGACCGTATCGCGGTGCTCTACCTCGGCCGTCTCGTCGCCGAGGTGCACACCAAGGACGTCACCCACGGCCAGGTCGTGGAACTGATCACCGCCGGTCGCTCCGGCGACCTCGGCCTTGCCCGCCCCGAAGCCGCCGTCCTCTGA
- a CDS encoding YihY/virulence factor BrkB family protein translates to MSEENGRPDTAAEVAKGRRGPLRLLSRTLSKAWDGNIFSEAAEAAFWQTLSLPPLLLGLLGCLGFVGDWFGQEVVTAVHDRIITFSKTIFSDNAVHDIIEPTVNSILFVGKGEIVSVGFLISLWAGSSAMSSFVDAITVAHDQYGVRNDVWQRIFALLLYLAGLVILVVGLPLLAIGPDLLPQFFPTDWRDTVSYWVGTLYYPVLAVMIVLALTTLYKLALPRRLPWHRGLPGAMLAMVVFLLSSIGLRIYLNWITKTGYTYGALAAPIAFLLLMFFIGLAVVGGAYFNSAMQELWPAKATKRQRRKWRRLEMERANERIRAEEGRKLWERTTVPLRRPRQNGDSPDSDAEHVREQSVNGETQSEADQVTERRN, encoded by the coding sequence ATGAGCGAGGAGAACGGCCGTCCGGACACGGCCGCCGAGGTCGCGAAGGGCCGCAGGGGTCCGTTGCGCCTGCTCAGCCGCACGCTCAGCAAGGCGTGGGACGGCAACATCTTCTCCGAGGCCGCCGAAGCCGCGTTCTGGCAGACGCTCTCCCTGCCGCCACTGCTGCTGGGGCTCCTCGGTTGCCTCGGCTTCGTCGGCGACTGGTTCGGCCAGGAGGTCGTGACCGCGGTCCACGACCGGATCATCACCTTCAGCAAGACGATCTTCAGCGACAACGCCGTCCACGACATCATCGAGCCGACGGTCAACAGCATCCTGTTCGTCGGCAAGGGCGAAATCGTCTCCGTCGGCTTCCTGATCTCCCTGTGGGCGGGTTCGTCGGCGATGTCGTCGTTCGTCGACGCCATCACCGTGGCACACGACCAGTACGGCGTCCGCAACGACGTGTGGCAGCGGATCTTCGCGCTGCTGCTGTACCTGGCCGGGCTGGTCATCCTGGTGGTCGGGCTGCCGCTGCTGGCGATCGGGCCGGACCTGCTCCCCCAGTTCTTCCCCACCGACTGGCGCGACACGGTGTCGTACTGGGTCGGCACGCTGTACTACCCGGTGCTGGCCGTGATGATCGTGCTCGCGCTGACGACGCTGTACAAGCTCGCCCTGCCGCGCAGGCTGCCGTGGCACCGGGGGCTGCCGGGCGCGATGCTCGCCATGGTCGTGTTCCTGCTCTCCAGTATCGGGCTGCGGATCTACCTGAACTGGATCACCAAGACCGGCTACACCTACGGCGCGCTCGCCGCGCCGATCGCGTTCCTGTTGCTGATGTTCTTCATCGGGCTCGCGGTGGTCGGCGGCGCGTACTTCAACAGCGCGATGCAGGAACTGTGGCCCGCCAAGGCGACGAAACGGCAGCGCCGGAAATGGCGGCGGCTGGAAATGGAACGCGCGAACGAACGGATCCGCGCCGAAGAGGGCCGCAAACTGTGGGAACGGACGACGGTCCCGCTCCGCCGTCCCCGCCAGAACGGCGATTCCCCGGACAGTGACGCCGAACACGTGCGGGAACAATCGGTGAACGGGGAAACGCAGAGCGAAGCCGATCAGGTGACGGAACGGCGAAATTGA
- a CDS encoding efflux RND transporter permease subunit, with translation MSTLARLSLRNRSLIGLLALVVIGFGAFALPQLKQQLFPSLQFPQAQIITPYAGASPDAVDRQVTEPLEGGLQGLKGLEELSSTSSEGLSRITAQFEFGTDIDAAVGQIQRVIDGLKARLPQNSEPTVSAGSTDDLPVVLLAAGTTGDPQALAPALTGEVAPELRKIDGVREVDVTGARQPRVTIALDYAKLAAAGVDPSSIATTLQTAGAAVPAGTLTEGDKTLTVQVGGGPTTVDTIKNLYLTPSQPSRPGAPAGKPVKLGDVADVQAGFAPPTSITRTNGKPSLGLSITMVENGNAVAISEAVRDKLPELSKKIGAEMSVVFDQGTPVKDAISGLTTEGLLGLAFAVVVILLFLMSVRSTLVTAVSIPLSVVVALLALWTGDLSLNLLTLGALTIAIGRVVDDSIVVLENIKRHLAYGEEKQRAVLDGVREVAGAVTSSTLTTVAVFLPIAFVGGFVGELFSPFAITVTVALLASLLVSLTIVPVLAYWFLKPPKAPADEREAELTRQAAEDKERRGLLQRGYVPVIRFATRRRVTVVLLALIIFGGTVGLASQLNTNFLDQSGSTTLSLSQKLPPGTSSEAKEKAAGAVEQALAAEPAVETYQVSIGGGGFFGGGGTATSIQVTVAKDTDLDALSERLRGKLDKPELGEVKIGAEAGGFNSDQVSITVTAPDEAALKPAAEQVRQALSGIPDLTEVTSDLAQGSPRVQVEVDAAKAAASGLSATTIGQIANQAIAGRTVTQLPVDGQRTDIVLRAGTAPVSVDAVKALPIPSATGVVRLDSVATVSTVDGPAAVHRTSGELSTTVTAKNTGADLAATTKAIQSKLDGLTFTGGAAYKLGGVSEDQQEAFGNLFLALLAAVAIVYLIMVATFRSLIQPLILLVSIPFAATGAIGLLLATGTALGLPALIGMLMLVGIVVTNAIVLIDLINQYRASGMSVADAVVEGGRRRLRPILMTAAATIFALVPMALGLTGQGGFIGQPLAIVVIGGLVSSTLLTLILVPTLYTMVETRKEKRRAKKDARQSSAPATETLTPEPAS, from the coding sequence ATGTCCACGCTGGCCAGACTGAGCCTGCGCAACCGAAGTCTCATCGGGCTGCTCGCCCTGGTGGTGATCGGCTTCGGCGCCTTCGCCCTGCCACAGCTGAAGCAGCAGCTGTTCCCGTCACTGCAGTTCCCGCAGGCGCAGATCATCACGCCGTACGCGGGCGCGTCACCGGACGCGGTGGACCGCCAGGTCACCGAGCCGCTCGAAGGCGGGCTGCAGGGGTTGAAGGGGCTCGAAGAGCTGAGCTCGACGTCGTCGGAGGGGCTGTCACGGATCACCGCGCAGTTCGAGTTCGGCACGGACATCGACGCGGCGGTAGGGCAGATCCAGCGCGTCATCGACGGGCTCAAGGCACGGCTGCCGCAGAACAGCGAGCCGACGGTGTCCGCGGGGTCCACAGACGATCTCCCGGTCGTGCTGCTCGCCGCCGGGACCACCGGTGACCCGCAGGCGCTCGCGCCCGCGCTGACCGGGGAGGTCGCGCCGGAACTGCGCAAGATCGACGGCGTCCGCGAGGTCGACGTGACCGGTGCGCGGCAGCCGCGGGTCACCATCGCGCTCGACTACGCGAAGCTGGCGGCCGCGGGGGTCGACCCGTCGTCGATCGCCACCACGCTGCAGACCGCCGGTGCCGCCGTCCCGGCCGGGACACTGACCGAAGGCGACAAGACGCTCACCGTCCAGGTCGGCGGCGGACCGACCACAGTGGACACGATCAAGAACCTTTACCTGACGCCGTCGCAGCCGTCGCGTCCCGGGGCGCCGGCGGGCAAGCCGGTGAAGCTCGGTGATGTCGCGGACGTCCAGGCGGGTTTCGCGCCGCCGACGTCGATCACGCGCACCAACGGCAAGCCGAGCCTCGGGCTCTCGATCACCATGGTGGAAAACGGGAACGCGGTCGCGATCTCGGAAGCGGTGCGGGACAAGCTGCCCGAGCTGTCGAAGAAGATCGGCGCCGAGATGAGCGTCGTGTTCGACCAGGGCACCCCGGTCAAGGACGCGATCAGCGGCCTGACCACCGAGGGCCTGCTGGGGCTGGCGTTCGCGGTCGTGGTGATCCTGCTGTTCCTGATGTCGGTGCGCTCGACGCTGGTGACGGCGGTGTCGATCCCGCTCTCGGTGGTCGTGGCGCTGCTGGCGTTGTGGACGGGCGATCTTTCGCTGAACCTGCTCACCCTCGGCGCGCTCACCATCGCCATCGGGCGGGTGGTCGACGACTCGATCGTGGTGCTGGAGAACATCAAACGACATCTGGCGTACGGCGAGGAGAAGCAGCGCGCGGTCCTCGACGGCGTGCGCGAGGTCGCGGGCGCGGTGACGTCGTCCACCCTCACCACGGTCGCGGTGTTCCTGCCGATCGCCTTCGTGGGCGGGTTCGTCGGCGAGCTGTTCTCGCCGTTCGCGATCACGGTCACCGTGGCGCTGCTGGCGTCCCTCCTGGTGTCGCTGACGATCGTGCCGGTGCTCGCGTACTGGTTCCTCAAGCCGCCCAAGGCCCCGGCGGACGAACGCGAGGCCGAGCTCACACGCCAGGCCGCCGAGGACAAGGAACGCCGCGGGCTGCTGCAGCGCGGGTACGTTCCGGTGATCCGGTTCGCCACCCGGCGCCGCGTCACCGTGGTATTGCTGGCGCTGATCATCTTCGGGGGCACGGTCGGGCTGGCCTCGCAGCTGAACACCAACTTCCTCGACCAGTCCGGTTCGACGACGCTGAGCCTTTCGCAGAAGCTCCCGCCCGGCACCAGCTCCGAGGCCAAGGAGAAGGCAGCGGGCGCGGTGGAGCAGGCGCTCGCCGCCGAACCCGCCGTCGAGACCTACCAGGTGAGCATCGGCGGAGGCGGCTTCTTCGGTGGCGGGGGGACGGCGACCAGCATCCAGGTCACCGTCGCCAAGGACACCGACCTCGACGCGCTCTCCGAGCGGTTGCGGGGCAAGCTGGACAAGCCGGAACTCGGCGAGGTGAAGATCGGCGCGGAAGCGGGCGGGTTCAACTCCGACCAGGTCTCGATCACCGTCACCGCGCCGGACGAAGCGGCGCTGAAGCCCGCCGCCGAGCAGGTCCGCCAGGCGCTGTCCGGCATCCCGGACCTCACCGAGGTGACCAGTGACCTCGCGCAGGGCTCGCCGCGCGTGCAGGTCGAGGTCGACGCCGCCAAGGCCGCCGCGAGCGGGCTTTCGGCGACCACGATCGGCCAGATCGCGAACCAGGCCATCGCCGGCCGCACGGTGACCCAGCTGCCGGTCGACGGTCAGCGCACGGACATCGTGCTGCGCGCGGGCACGGCCCCGGTGTCGGTCGACGCGGTCAAGGCGCTGCCCATCCCGAGCGCGACCGGCGTGGTGCGACTGGACTCCGTCGCCACCGTGTCCACAGTGGACGGACCGGCCGCGGTGCACCGCACCTCGGGCGAGCTGAGCACCACGGTCACCGCCAAGAACACCGGCGCGGACCTGGCGGCCACCACGAAGGCCATCCAGTCCAAACTGGACGGACTGACCTTCACCGGTGGTGCGGCGTACAAGCTCGGCGGCGTCAGCGAGGATCAGCAGGAGGCGTTCGGGAACCTGTTCCTCGCGCTGCTGGCCGCGGTCGCGATCGTGTACCTGATCATGGTGGCGACGTTCCGCAGCCTGATCCAGCCGCTGATCCTGCTGGTGTCGATCCCGTTCGCGGCGACCGGCGCGATCGGGCTGCTGCTGGCCACCGGGACCGCGCTGGGGCTGCCCGCGCTGATCGGGATGCTGATGCTCGTCGGCATCGTGGTGACCAACGCGATCGTGCTGATCGACCTGATCAACCAGTACCGGGCTTCGGGGATGAGCGTCGCCGACGCCGTCGTCGAAGGCGGCAGGCGACGGCTGCGGCCGATCCTGATGACCGCGGCGGCGACCATCTTCGCACTGGTCCCGATGGCGCTCGGGCTGACCGGGCAAGGCGGGTTCATCGGGCAGCCGCTGGCGATCGTGGTCATCGGCGGGCTGGTCAGCTCGACCCTGCTGACGCTGATCCTGGTGCCGACGCTGTACACGATGGTCGAGACGCGGAAAGAGAAGCGCCGCGCGAAGAAGGACGCCCGGCAGTCCTCGGCCCCGGCCACCGAGACGCTGACCCCGGAGCCGGCTTCGTAG